GGTTAACTTCAGCTCTTAATGGTATACTGCAGGTAGACTGCAAATGAGTCATATATAAATATTTGAGTTTGGCAAGGATAGATGAAGCATTAGGCCGCCGCACTGccaaaaaacatgttttggtctttCCCGGCTTTAAATCCTAGAGAAAACCATGCCAAGATGTGGCAAAAAAGAATAGCACATCTCAGCACAAAGGTTTCGAATGGCAGGAAGGAAAGCCAAGTAAGAGAGGAAGGcttggacagagagggagaggggacacACGTGTGGTTTCCCTAGCAACCCTCACGTCTGTGTTCGGGAGGAAACAGCACGGTCAGATTACCGGTTTGGTGAGAGGTCTTATGAAACAACACAGTAAATATGAGGGTGTTAGACACCAAACCTTACAGAATTACATCGCGTGCGTGCAGCTCACAAACTCCAGTCGGTCACAAACCATAACAAACATAAGAAATCTGATCGCCAGCACACAGGCACTAGCTGGAAAATGGAGCaacgtgaccacacacacacacacacacacacacacacacacacacacacacacacacacagacacacacacacacacacacacacacacagacacacacacagacacacacacacacacacacacacacacacacacacacacacacacacacacacacacacacacacacacacacacacacacacacacacacacacacagagccagcgcCTCCCTCTTCCTTAAACAAACAGAGACAAGGAGACCCTAGGGTACCAATGGGGAACACATTGTGCTTTTTAAACCAGAGATACTGTATCCTACAAACTCAACATTTTGACTTTGAGCTCCAAAAAGCACGTCCTATTGCTTAGCCTACAATTTATCCGATTGATATTGTATACTCTTCCCAACCAAATCCATTTGCATGAATCTTAACTCCGAACCAGCATGAACATGGATGAATGAAAGTATTCAGACACATGTATACATCATAATCATACTTACTAATAATTTGATTATAACAGAAACAAACATTTACTCTTTTACCAAAATGATGTgagggccttaaagggacaccaGCACTTGAAGCAACACGGTAGTTTTTGCCCAAACTTTAATGTAAtgatcagttcagttcagtactTAGTTCATCAACTTGCAGCTAGGTGAAATACCCTTTTGAGTTTCCTTTGCCACCACAAGTAATTACGAGCAGAGAATTCTCTCTGAAGAAGAAAAGAGTCATCTGGAGATGAATGACAACTCAACTTCTAACCTCCCGGGGGGCCGACAGCAACAACAACCACCAGTGCTATCTCTGTAACATGAGAAGGCCCCAActcaccaggggttcccaacctgctccaacgtggggcccacttgaaatgttcacaaatgtccaGGGCCCACTTCTGGCCCAATAATCaaaacaactcaaataaatagtcaaaagCAACACAGCAACAAATATTATTTAAATTTGAAGAAAATGACTTCAGGGCCCACTCGCAATACCTTTGcggggggggcaatcgctattccgacatagcgctattccgacatgccgctattccaacactttttagggttagggttagggttaaggttagggatgtcggaatagcggcatgtaggaatagcggcatgtaggaatagcggcggacggtggaaaacgtgtcggtattccgacaatagacattaacgtcggaatagcgacatgtcggaatagcgccacgtaacccctTTGCGGCCCTCCAGTGTGCCAccctaaccccccaccaccaccctgctgACTTACCGCAGACAGCCCCTCGCCCCTCACGCAGTTGATGCCCCCGATGAACACCATGTTGGGCATGACGGGCCGCGGGTACTCGAAGGTGAAGTCGTAGCGCATCAGCCACAGGGCGCCCTCGCCCAGCAGCTCCCGGTAGGTCACCTGGCGCTGCAGGTACCTGGCGGCCAGCTCGTCAAAGCTGGCGTACATCACCTTGCACAGCTGCAGCTCCACGCCGCTGCTGACGTAGTTGTTGAGGCGCTCCAGGAAGCCCATGCGGTCGCTGCTGCCCGAGCGGAAGCGCGGCACGTAGGAGGGCGGCGAGGGGCACTGCAGCGCCAGGATGTCCAGGCCGCAGGGCATGCCGCGCAGGAAGTACACCGCCGGCAGCCCCAGCGCGTCGGCCACGATGGAGCCGCACGGCAGGAAGGGGTCGGTGAGGACCGCCTGGAAGCCGCGGGCGCGCAGCCGCGACATGACGGCCTCGTTGTACAGCAGCGACTCGCAGCCTTTGACCTGCGTGGAGGTGAAGTTGAGGAGCCAGCCCAGGTTGGTGGTGATCTCGGCTAAGGGCGGGCTGGGGTAGAACACGTTCTCCCGCATCCACTTGGAGTTCTCGGCCAGCTGCGCCGCCGTGAAGGGCACGGCGAAGCTCTGCGTCTCGAAGGGCTCCTGGGCCTGGCCCTGCGCCTGCAGGAGCATGGAGCTCTCGGGCACCAGCGCCAGCACCTCGTGCCCACGCAGGGCCAGCTGCCGCACCAGCAGCTTCATGCTCAGCCAGTGGCTGCCGTCCACGGGCAGGACCAGCACCTTGTCCCCCAGGGCAGGGGcggggcccagggcccaggggaTGGAGCCGGGGCCAGGGCCTGGGGCCCCCATGCACAAGAAGAGGAAAGGCCACCACGCACGACTGAGCCCGCTGCTCCACAGCATGTCAACACAGCACAGGAGTGGACTGCAGGGTGTTATTTTGTGTGGAGGGTtatgaggagaagagatggagggagggagggggagagaggggtggggagagaggcgGCGAGTCAAGAGGGAGGGAAGAGTGAAATGAGATGGGGgaggcgagaagagagagagagagagagagagagagagagagagagagagagagagagagagagagagagagagagagagaatcagctgCAGGAAAGTTAAGAGGGAGGGTAGAGAGGGAATTTCTGAGAGGGAGAtgtagggagggaggagaaggttgagagagattgcagagggagggtgagagactgaagagtgagatggagagcaAGGGACAGAGAAGCAAGAAGCCCTCCTTGTCAGTGGGAGGGGCTAAATTCTTGGGGGgtagtttgcatttgtgtgtgtgggggagagggaATGTTTTTAGACATTCTAATATCACAACCTCCGCTTGCTGCTTTGCAAATACGAATGGCCTGGAAGCCTTTCTGCCAAGTTTTCCCACATTGAACTTAGTgacaaaacatttacacagtttTCGACAGTGGAAAAGCATAACCCTGCTTCAATAATGGTCAAGCCAAGCTATTTATTTTGAAAGCTGACATTTCAGTCAGTCAGACCTTTTCCAGTCTAAAAGTGATTCCTCTTGAAATAGCTGAACTGGCAAAGAAACACTCTTCAAGGTATGCAGGCCACCTTCTAGTACTGTATGTCCACTGTAAAACATTGACAAATATTATCATGTTTTATGATTGATCGATATCGATAATTACATTAACTTGATACTACATGAAAGAATATAAAGAGTAcccacacacttttcacacaaaCTAAACCACACCTGTTTGTCCATGCCATTTCAAACAGGTAGATTAGTGAGCAGACAATCGTATGCCCATcacaatatctgtgtgtgtgtgtgtgtgtgtgtgtgtgtgtgtgtgtgtgtgtgtgtgtgtgtgtgtgtgtgtgtgtgtgtgtgtgtgtgtgtgtgtgtgtgtgtgtgtgtgtgtgtgtgtgtgtgtgtgtgtgtgtgtgactgtgcgtgtgagtgtgagtgtgtgtgtgtgtgtgggcaggcatTAACGGCATAGCATGAAATTCTTGTACTCTTCCTCTAGCGTGAGAAGGGCTGTCCCCTCCCCCTCCAAGTCAACCACTGATAGCATCAGCTCTCGGCGCTCTCACGCACACTATAGGCTACTGCACGGCACCAGAGTTGGGTTAgagttatgccactattttggggcttactgcagttaaaatcgttggccagggtttataaaggtggtaaagtgtcttatttttcatgttaagcgttgtcttgctttaagacaagttaaaagaggaaatatgtcgctaagctagtgaaagtcaatggatccgtgtagcatgctacaatgctacacggatccattgactttcactagcttagcgacatattccctcttttaacttgtcttaaagcaagacaacgcttaacatgaaaaataataataataagacattttaccacctttagaaaccccagccaacgattttaactgtagtaagccccaaaatagtggcatacccctttaagtagaaTTAGAAGCCCTGTTAGGGCTGTGATTACAACACCAGTAGCATGTTATTGCATAGTTGCAGCTATGTcacatcatactactagtgttgcaattacattggTAAGagtgtttttacttctacttcatgCTGTGCACTGCAATACaatacactgcaccacaccgcacTAAACTCCACCACACTGATTTGCACCACTCTACATTGcaccacactgcacaccacactgcGCTACATGTCACACTTTGCTatactgcactacaccacactgcacaacacactgcacaacaccacattctacactgcactgcactagacCAAACTACAATGCCCTGTAcatcacactgcattacattacattgcagtacactacactacacgacacTATGCTGTAGCACTACACTACACGACACTATGctgtaccacaccacactacactgcactgcactgtacttcaCCACTCCGCACCACCCCACACGAgaccacactgcactacaccaaaccacaatgcactgcacactactgccctacaaaggcaaaggaaCTGAGAAAAGGCCTCAAACGTATTGACATTAGGTATTGCaattactgcatttttttcaaGAAAGAAGCCACACATtgaatatgaagagctcttttccaaaacgctatatccaccattttttactttttgcattttaatactggaattgactgttaagaggtcctatcatctatgtgtgatttcttgccattcaaatgttttgagaacatattttaaaacataattttgcaatgcatttcaatggaatacccaatacaaaaatgtcaatttcccaacattctctaaaatggatatatctcattttggaaaagagctcttcatatagtgTCTTTAGCAATCTTGCCATTCATAAACACTACGTATGCAAGGGGCAGCCTCTTCGCTGAAAAAAAAATGAGTTGCACATTTGGGCTGCACCCTCACACTCAAAATATTTTAGAGTGAAACGTGCTCCAAGCTGaaaatttgacaaagcaatatctctaaaatgggtcacatttggacaataaggctttgtcacaagataaaggatgtgttatgaagaccattttcagtctaaaatgAATTTCTGAATGCTGTGATAGGAAACAACTGTTTGGAATCTCTTTTTGTTACATGGTGCTTGtgcgctgttttttttttttttcaacaacgACTGTCAAGGAATTAACCCCATAATGTGCAGTTCATGGGAGAAAGGCTACTAGACAGCTAACCTGAGTGTGTCACTTGCATGACGTGACTGTCCCTTGAATGAACATATTTGTCATTCTATATCAGTCTAGCCCAGGATATGGGAGATGAGTTTCGTTGTGTCCCCTATCCTCCCATAGGTCTACACATGAACAATT
The Engraulis encrasicolus isolate BLACKSEA-1 chromosome 12, IST_EnEncr_1.0, whole genome shotgun sequence DNA segment above includes these coding regions:
- the LOC134459872 gene encoding UDP-glucuronosyltransferase-like isoform X2, with the protein product MLWSSGLSRAWWPFLFLCMGAPGPGPGSIPWALGPAPALGDKVLVLPVDGSHWLSMKLLVRQLALRGHEVLALVPESSMLLQAQGQAQEPFETQSFAVPFTAAQLAENSKWMRENVFYPSPPLAEITTNLGWLLNFTSTQVKGCESLLYNEAVMSRLRARGFQAVLTDPFLPCGSIVADALGLPAVYFLRGMPCGLDILALQCPSPPSYVPRFRSGSSDRMGFLERLNNYVSSGVELQLCKVMYASFDELAARYLQRQVTYRELLGEGALWLMRYDFTFEYPRPVMPNMVFIGGINCVRGEGLSAELQEFVEGSGEHGIVVFTLGSMVASMPKEKAHIFFSAFARIPQRVLWRYSGPLPDHVPDNIKVMKWLPQNDLLGHPKAKAFITHGGTHGIYEGICNGVPMVMLPLFGDQNDNVLRVASRGVGVVLSIFDVTSDALVEALDKVINDSSYQEKMKKLSAIHNDRPMEPLDLAVYWTEFVMRHKGAAHLRPAAHDLNWVQYHSLDVLGFLFIVIATVVLVTIKCCSFCIRKCCGGRLQKPKKD